One segment of Deinococcus detaillensis DNA contains the following:
- a CDS encoding helix-turn-helix domain-containing protein — MTSALKAHPEQPAAQFMPTRAAAALLGCSVRTVLNLIVAGHLPAIRLGPGRSGYRIAPAALLDFAARFGSHDPATVATSAADDLPAFTPRPVTLVAHSSADGL; from the coding sequence ATGACAAGCGCCCTGAAGGCCCACCCAGAGCAGCCCGCCGCCCAATTTATGCCCACCCGCGCCGCCGCTGCTTTGCTCGGCTGCTCGGTTCGCACGGTACTGAATTTAATTGTGGCCGGTCATTTGCCCGCAATCCGACTTGGGCCTGGCCGCTCGGGCTACCGAATCGCGCCCGCTGCGCTGCTGGACTTCGCGGCCCGGTTCGGTTCACACGACCCGGCCACCGTTGCCACCAGCGCCGCCGACGACCTGCCCGCCTTCACGCCGCGCCCCGTGACCCTAGTTGCTCACAGCAGCGCCGACGGCTTG
- a CDS encoding ankyrin repeat domain-containing protein produces MPVDLVELASNGDWPLVREALLGESYSVGVLSLALTRAVNYEHLEMSRLLIDTGADPNFCFEDQIPALFVAVQTFSLPIVELLLTHGADVNLRMQGGYTPLMMAVDAIADYSYQSNGPLDLDLVLFLLAQGADPVLRDDRDKTAADVARSYGWAEAVQVLEAHMA; encoded by the coding sequence ATGCCCGTTGACCTTGTTGAACTTGCCTCGAATGGAGACTGGCCTCTAGTACGTGAAGCCCTCCTGGGTGAATCGTACTCGGTAGGGGTCTTATCCTTAGCATTGACGCGAGCTGTCAATTATGAACATCTGGAGATGTCCCGGCTACTCATTGATACAGGTGCTGACCCAAATTTCTGCTTCGAGGACCAGATTCCTGCGCTGTTTGTCGCAGTTCAGACCTTCTCGCTTCCCATCGTAGAACTGTTATTAACGCATGGTGCAGATGTAAATCTGCGTATGCAGGGCGGTTATACACCGTTGATGATGGCCGTGGACGCTATAGCCGACTATTCCTATCAGTCGAATGGACCTCTTGATCTTGACCTTGTGCTCTTTTTGCTCGCGCAAGGAGCTGACCCAGTCCTAAGGGATGACAGGGACAAAACAGCAGCTGACGTAGCTCGAAGTTATGGGTGGGCTGAGGCTGTACAGGTTCTGGAAGCTCATATGGCTTAG